In Aquimarina spinulae, a single window of DNA contains:
- a CDS encoding cytochrome-c peroxidase, which yields MGKITTLILITLFLFSCSNDDDYVPIASGLDKDLKTLLTDISEDKGLTYFILPKSDDYLKIPQDPLNPITREKVELGKLLLHETALGKNPKIDEMKATYSCASCHQVTAGFSSGLRQGIGECGVGFGTNGNGRVINTNVPVDSVDIQPLRSPTLLNVAYQDVMLWNGQFGGTGTNAGTESNWANIQENFLGFQGIEVQAIKGQGVHRLLIDKDFVNTLGYKEMFDKAFGDIIESERYTTKNAGLAMAAYERTLLANKSPWQEWLKGDYDAMSEEEKKGAIAFFGNGKCYQCHTGPALNDKSFHAFGMGDFDNSDKALVLDSAGFENVKKGRGGFTKNPNDNYKFKTPTLYNLTDNGFYGHGGTFTSVRDVIVYKNKGVPQSTEVTTENLATQFGTIDLTDQEIDNLTAFIEISLQDTDLNRYVPETLKSGLCFPVNDVQSQQDLGCN from the coding sequence ATGGGAAAAATAACTACTCTTATACTTATTACATTATTTTTATTTTCTTGTTCTAATGATGATGACTATGTACCTATAGCATCAGGTTTGGATAAAGATTTAAAAACTCTTTTAACCGACATTTCTGAAGATAAAGGTCTTACTTATTTTATCTTACCGAAAAGTGATGATTACCTTAAAATACCTCAAGACCCTCTAAATCCAATTACCAGGGAAAAAGTTGAGCTAGGAAAGTTATTATTACATGAAACAGCTCTTGGCAAAAACCCAAAAATAGATGAGATGAAAGCTACATATTCTTGTGCTTCTTGTCATCAAGTTACTGCGGGGTTTAGCTCTGGATTAAGGCAAGGTATTGGAGAATGTGGTGTAGGTTTTGGAACCAATGGTAATGGTAGAGTAATAAATACCAATGTTCCTGTGGACTCTGTAGACATCCAGCCACTTCGCTCTCCTACTCTTTTAAATGTAGCATACCAAGATGTAATGTTATGGAATGGGCAATTTGGAGGTACAGGAACTAATGCAGGAACAGAAAGTAATTGGGCAAATATTCAAGAGAATTTTCTAGGATTTCAAGGTATAGAAGTTCAGGCTATAAAAGGTCAGGGGGTTCATAGATTACTAATTGATAAGGATTTTGTAAATACACTGGGATATAAAGAAATGTTTGATAAGGCTTTTGGTGATATTATAGAAAGCGAGCGGTATACTACCAAGAATGCAGGACTTGCTATGGCTGCTTATGAAAGAACATTGCTTGCGAATAAATCACCTTGGCAAGAATGGCTAAAAGGAGATTATGATGCGATGAGTGAGGAAGAAAAGAAAGGTGCAATTGCATTTTTTGGAAACGGAAAATGTTACCAATGTCATACTGGCCCAGCACTAAATGATAAAAGCTTTCATGCTTTTGGGATGGGAGATTTTGATAATTCTGATAAAGCATTGGTGTTAGATAGTGCAGGTTTTGAAAATGTAAAGAAAGGAAGAGGAGGCTTTACTAAAAATCCAAATGATAATTATAAATTTAAAACACCAACGCTTTATAATCTGACTGATAATGGTTTTTATGGCCATGGAGGCACATTTACATCGGTAAGAGATGTTATCGTTTATAAAAATAAAGGAGTTCCTCAATCTACCGAAGTAACTACCGAAAATTTGGCAACTCAATTTGGAACTATTGATTTAACAGATCAGGAAATAGACAACCTCACAGCTTTTATAGAAATCAGTTTACAGGATACTGATCTTAATCGATATGTGCCTGAAACATTGAAATCAGGATTATGCTTTCCGGTTAATGATGTGCAATCTCAACAAGATTTAGGATGTAACTAG
- the brnQ gene encoding branched-chain amino acid transport system II carrier protein: MRFNKETFVAGFALFSMFFGAGNLMLPPLLGYKAGDAWFLVIMGFAISAVVIPLLGIFAHARLQGTMLDFAKKVSPTFSFVYCILVYLISITLPSPRTASVTHEMAIAPFFGTNAWLTSTIYFALVLLFVLNRSKILSLLGKFLSPIIFIVVLSIICISIFSMQTPAINPSEFGTPFIKGLLEGYQTFDAIGAVVVGGVIIVSLKIKGENNFDRNRKLIIGSGVLAGIGLFVIYAGMIYSGALFGADFDTTISRTDLLSGMSLKTLGSIGKVFLSILVGLACFTTAVGIVTGTADFIKGICNGSQKAYLITAIIACILGVLMGQFDVHYIIDVAIPALMFIYPLTIILILLNVLPNRFTSSLVFRTVVIVTILFSIPDFLGTIGMQDYVAPILKILPLGVYSLAWLLPALVTLIVMNIFSKTE; the protein is encoded by the coding sequence ATGAGATTTAATAAAGAAACTTTTGTTGCAGGATTTGCATTATTTTCAATGTTTTTTGGTGCAGGAAACCTAATGCTTCCTCCACTTTTGGGGTATAAAGCAGGCGATGCGTGGTTTCTGGTTATTATGGGTTTTGCTATTTCGGCAGTAGTTATTCCTTTATTAGGAATTTTTGCGCACGCCCGCTTACAAGGAACTATGCTTGATTTTGCAAAGAAAGTATCTCCCACATTTAGTTTTGTTTATTGTATATTGGTTTATTTGATCTCTATCACATTGCCTTCCCCTAGAACTGCATCTGTAACCCATGAGATGGCAATTGCACCTTTTTTTGGTACAAATGCCTGGTTAACCAGTACTATTTATTTTGCATTAGTGTTGCTTTTTGTACTTAATCGATCTAAGATTCTTAGCTTATTAGGCAAATTTCTTTCTCCTATTATATTTATCGTTGTACTTAGTATCATATGTATTAGTATTTTTTCAATGCAAACACCTGCGATTAATCCTTCAGAATTTGGAACTCCTTTTATTAAAGGGTTGCTAGAAGGCTATCAAACATTTGATGCAATAGGAGCTGTTGTTGTAGGTGGAGTTATTATTGTATCTCTAAAAATTAAAGGAGAAAATAATTTTGATAGAAATCGAAAACTGATTATTGGATCTGGTGTTTTGGCAGGAATAGGCCTTTTTGTTATTTATGCTGGTATGATTTATAGTGGTGCATTATTTGGTGCTGATTTTGATACTACTATTTCGCGAACAGATTTATTATCAGGAATGAGTTTAAAAACATTAGGTAGTATAGGTAAAGTTTTTTTAAGTATTCTGGTTGGGTTAGCCTGTTTTACTACGGCTGTAGGTATTGTAACTGGTACTGCAGATTTCATAAAAGGAATTTGTAACGGATCTCAAAAAGCATATCTTATTACCGCAATTATAGCTTGTATTCTAGGAGTATTAATGGGACAGTTTGATGTACATTATATCATTGATGTAGCAATACCAGCACTTATGTTTATTTACCCTTTAACCATTATTTTGATTCTGTTAAATGTTTTGCCTAATAGATTTACTTCTTCATTAGTATTTAGAACTGTAGTTATCGTAACTATTTTATTTAGTATTCCTGATTTTTTAGGAACTATAGGAATGCAGGACTATGTTGCTCCGATTTTAAAAATTCTTCCTTTAGGAGTGTATAGTTTAGCTTGGTTATTACCTGCATTGGTAACGCTGATTGTTATGAATATCTTTTCAAAAACAGAGTGA
- a CDS encoding alpha/beta fold hydrolase codes for MIITYKGIKINYNTSGKGTPVVFLHGFLENSTMWEETIDHISNTYHCISIDLLGHGLTECMGYIHTMEDMAQAVKVVLDSLNISKASFVGHSMGGYVALACIDLFPNIVSGLVLLNSTSFPDSIERKQNRSRAIEIVKNNPDAYTSMAIANLFAEENRLRLADKINMIKDQASKISLQGIISGLEGMKVRKDHTSLLSSFNKPKIIFAGTKDPILLYGQSIKESKQCNINLVSFDGGHMSYLENKDEYIAKLHLFLGSF; via the coding sequence ATGATAATAACGTATAAAGGGATCAAAATAAATTATAATACTTCGGGAAAAGGTACTCCTGTAGTCTTTCTGCATGGGTTTTTAGAGAATTCTACCATGTGGGAAGAAACCATCGATCATATATCAAATACATATCATTGTATTTCTATCGATCTTTTAGGTCACGGTCTTACCGAGTGTATGGGGTATATACATACTATGGAGGATATGGCACAAGCAGTCAAGGTTGTTTTAGATAGCCTAAACATCTCTAAGGCTTCTTTTGTAGGTCATTCTATGGGTGGTTATGTAGCTCTAGCCTGTATAGATCTTTTTCCAAATATAGTTTCGGGATTAGTATTGTTAAATTCTACTTCGTTTCCTGATAGCATAGAGAGAAAACAAAATCGGAGTAGAGCCATTGAGATAGTCAAGAATAATCCCGACGCATATACTAGTATGGCAATTGCAAATCTTTTTGCTGAAGAAAATCGATTGCGATTAGCAGACAAAATAAATATGATCAAAGATCAAGCCTCAAAGATTTCTTTGCAAGGAATTATTTCTGGTTTAGAAGGAATGAAAGTAAGAAAAGATCACACATCTCTTCTATCCAGTTTTAATAAGCCAAAAATCATCTTTGCCGGAACCAAAGATCCTATTTTACTATATGGTCAAAGTATTAAAGAATCGAAGCAATGTAATATCAATCTTGTTAGTTTTGATGGAGGCCATATGTCATATTTAGAGAATAAAGACGAATATATTGCAAAACTTCACCTGTTTCTAGGATCTTTTTAA
- the thiL gene encoding thiamine-phosphate kinase: MIEDKNTPKTQLSELGEFGLINHLTKNFDINQKTTSLGIGDDAAVLDFENKKCVLTTDLLIEGVHFDLSYVPLKHLGYKAVIVNLSDVYAMNATASQITVSIAVSNRFPLEALEELYAGIETAAKLYNVDVVGGDTTSSTTGLLISITAVGYANEEDLVYRSGAKENDLLVVTGDLGAAYLGLQVLEREKQVYEVNPNSQPDLDQYTYIIERQLKPEARKDISELLKALDVKPTSMIDISDGLSSEIIHLCSQSKVGVNLYEEKIPLDPTVISTCEEFKMNSTTVALNGGEDYELLFTIKQEDYPKIKANPSLTVIGHITDEKSGIGLVTRANEKIAIQAQGWNPIEE; this comes from the coding sequence ATGATTGAAGACAAGAATACACCAAAGACACAACTATCTGAATTAGGAGAATTTGGACTTATTAACCATTTGACCAAGAATTTTGATATCAACCAAAAAACAACTTCTCTTGGAATTGGAGACGATGCAGCAGTTTTGGATTTTGAAAATAAAAAGTGCGTATTAACAACAGATTTATTGATAGAAGGAGTACATTTTGATTTGTCGTATGTTCCATTAAAGCATTTAGGGTATAAAGCTGTAATAGTAAATCTTTCTGATGTCTATGCTATGAATGCAACAGCATCACAAATCACGGTTTCTATTGCAGTATCAAACAGATTTCCTTTGGAAGCATTAGAAGAATTATATGCAGGGATTGAAACTGCGGCAAAGCTTTATAATGTAGATGTAGTAGGAGGGGATACGACTTCTTCAACAACAGGACTACTTATTAGTATTACGGCTGTTGGATACGCAAATGAAGAAGATTTGGTATATCGTAGTGGAGCTAAGGAAAATGACCTTCTGGTTGTAACTGGTGATTTGGGAGCAGCATATTTGGGACTTCAGGTATTAGAGCGAGAGAAACAAGTTTATGAGGTTAACCCTAATTCGCAGCCAGACCTGGATCAATATACTTATATCATTGAGAGGCAACTTAAACCAGAAGCACGAAAAGACATATCAGAACTTCTTAAAGCATTAGATGTAAAACCAACAAGTATGATTGATATAAGTGATGGTTTGTCTTCAGAAATAATACATCTTTGTTCTCAATCCAAAGTTGGCGTAAATTTATATGAGGAAAAAATCCCATTAGATCCTACAGTTATATCTACATGCGAAGAATTTAAAATGAATAGTACGACAGTAGCACTAAATGGTGGTGAGGATTATGAATTATTATTTACCATAAAACAAGAAGATTATCCTAAAATAAAAGCAAATCCCAGTCTTACAGTTATAGGTCATATAACAGATGAGAAAAGTGGAATAGGATTAGTGACCAGAGCAAACGAAAAGATAGCAATACAAGCCCAGGGGTGGAATCCGATTGAGGAATAA
- a CDS encoding choice-of-anchor B family protein, whose product MKRYFMCNLLLFTTLIGCSGDDNGNDVFNNPSVATNDVKSGPCENGLAGGFYPCNGYDLITRISLTEMSAGAGNDSWGWTDSQSGKEYALIGLDNGTAFIDISTPNSPIYLGKLPTATVNSPWRDVKVYQNHAFIVSEATNHGMQVFDLTRLRNVTNPPQTFNADVHFTDFGSAHNIVINEDSGFAYAVGTSRSGTYRGGPVFINIQDPKNPIAAGGFLSTGDRAYSHDAQAINYQGPDTDYTGKEILIGSNEIEVVIADITDKNNPITISTIKYTDVGYTHQGWFTEDMKYFILGDETDEQGVGFNTRTIIFDFEDLDNPKFHMNYTGPTTAIDHNGYVKGNLFYLANYRAGVRILDISDIGNKNMTEIGFFDTFPSSDSASFNGVWNVYPYFESGNIVISDIQGGFLLIRKSTP is encoded by the coding sequence ATGAAAAGGTATTTTATGTGTAATTTGTTATTATTTACAACTCTTATAGGTTGTAGTGGTGACGATAATGGTAATGACGTTTTTAATAATCCATCTGTTGCTACAAATGATGTTAAATCTGGCCCCTGTGAAAATGGCCTTGCCGGTGGGTTTTATCCTTGTAACGGATATGATCTGATCACTAGAATATCACTCACAGAAATGTCTGCAGGTGCAGGTAATGATAGTTGGGGATGGACAGACTCACAAAGCGGTAAAGAATATGCTTTGATAGGACTAGACAACGGTACAGCTTTCATAGATATTTCTACACCTAATAGTCCAATCTATTTAGGTAAACTACCAACCGCAACTGTAAATAGTCCTTGGAGAGATGTAAAAGTATATCAAAATCACGCTTTTATTGTAAGTGAAGCTACTAATCATGGAATGCAGGTTTTCGATCTTACAAGGTTGCGAAATGTAACAAATCCTCCTCAAACTTTTAATGCAGATGTGCATTTTACCGATTTTGGAAGTGCACATAATATTGTTATTAACGAAGACTCTGGATTTGCATATGCAGTAGGAACAAGTAGATCCGGAACGTATCGAGGAGGTCCTGTATTCATTAATATACAAGATCCTAAAAACCCAATTGCCGCAGGAGGGTTTCTTTCTACAGGAGATAGAGCTTATAGTCATGATGCGCAAGCAATTAATTATCAAGGACCCGACACCGATTATACCGGTAAAGAAATATTAATTGGCAGCAATGAGATAGAGGTTGTAATCGCAGATATTACAGACAAAAATAATCCTATTACTATATCTACTATTAAATATACAGATGTGGGGTATACTCATCAAGGATGGTTTACAGAAGATATGAAATATTTTATATTAGGAGACGAAACCGACGAACAAGGAGTTGGGTTTAATACCAGAACTATAATTTTTGATTTTGAAGATCTTGATAATCCTAAGTTTCATATGAATTATACTGGTCCTACTACGGCTATAGATCATAATGGATATGTAAAAGGAAATCTATTTTATCTGGCAAATTATAGAGCTGGAGTTAGAATACTTGATATTTCTGATATCGGAAATAAAAATATGACAGAAATAGGTTTTTTTGATACTTTCCCATCAAGTGATAGTGCAAGCTTTAATGGTGTATGGAATGTATATCCTTATTTTGAAAGTGGAAATATTGTAATTAGCGATATCCAAGGAGGGTTTTTATTGATTCGAAAAAGTACTCCATAA
- a CDS encoding choice-of-anchor B family protein: protein MKNLITLLLILSVVFSYGQTPCQNGLAGSYPCKDYDLMSHITLSQMSAGAGNDSWGWTDPQNGNEYAIIGLNNGTAFIDISNPTNPVYLGKLPTATSNSTWRDVKVYKNHAFIVSEAANHGMQVFDLTRLRNVANPPQTFTADKRYTEFGNAHNIVINEDSGYAYVVGAQRNSGPYKGGPLFINIQDPKNPTNAGGLLSGGQRAYTHDAQVITYNGPDSDYTGKEILIGSNEIEIVIADITNKSNPKTISTIKYSDVKYTHQGWFTEDLKYFILGDELDEQGVGFNTKTIVFDFQDLDNPKFHFNYFGPTPATDHNGYVKGNLFYLANYRAGIRIIDISSIGTKTMTEVGFFDTYTSSNSVTMDGVWNVYPYFNSGNIVISDIQGGFFLIRKSAPAVCQATVPTGVGSSNINATSATINWTSVANATYDLRYRQTGTSSWTTTAVNGTSNTITGLSATTSYEAQVRSKCQDGTSSNYSSSVNFTTTDVQVNYCNSNGNSVSDEYISNVSIGSINNTSGASNGGYADHTSISTNLAKGTSHTITITPTWSGTVYSEGYSVWIDFNQDGDFEDSGEQVWSQNATRTTPVSGTFSIPSSASAVSTRMRVSMKYNSIPTSCESFPYGEVEDYTVTITEGNGNVCAGGVSSFPYNESFENTLGLWTQSSSDDINWTVDSNGTPSRNTGPSSANQGTYYLYVEASGNGTGFPNKRAILTSPCFDLSGTSSPAFTFTYHMFGASDMGSIAVEASTNDGASWTSIWSKTGNQGNSWNAINLDLSQYIGEALRLRFNRVTGSTWQADIAIDNIALTTSVAANSSLISTENISFSIFPNPVQGAIMNVFMGDKSATNQTSNFEIKNFVGQLVGKGTVKNTIDVSNLKTGVYFLQVTAKNQGTITKRFVKK, encoded by the coding sequence ATGAAAAATCTAATTACTCTTCTACTGATATTATCAGTAGTATTCTCTTATGGTCAGACCCCTTGTCAAAACGGGCTGGCAGGTTCTTACCCTTGTAAAGATTACGATTTAATGTCTCACATCACGCTATCTCAAATGAGTGCTGGAGCCGGTAATGATAGCTGGGGATGGACAGATCCACAAAATGGTAATGAATATGCAATTATTGGTTTAAATAACGGAACCGCATTTATTGATATTTCGAATCCAACTAATCCCGTTTATCTTGGTAAATTACCAACAGCCACCTCAAATAGTACCTGGAGAGACGTAAAAGTGTATAAAAATCATGCTTTTATAGTAAGTGAAGCTGCTAATCACGGAATGCAGGTTTTTGACCTTACAAGATTACGTAACGTAGCAAATCCTCCTCAAACTTTTACCGCAGATAAAAGATATACAGAATTCGGTAATGCTCACAACATTGTAATCAATGAAGATTCTGGATATGCCTATGTTGTAGGGGCTCAAAGAAATTCTGGTCCTTATAAAGGAGGACCTCTTTTTATTAACATTCAGGATCCAAAAAACCCAACCAATGCCGGAGGACTTTTATCAGGTGGTCAACGCGCATACACTCATGATGCCCAGGTTATTACTTATAATGGTCCGGATAGTGACTATACAGGAAAAGAGATTCTTATTGGTAGTAACGAAATTGAAATCGTAATAGCCGATATTACCAATAAATCAAATCCTAAAACAATATCAACTATAAAATATTCTGATGTTAAATACACTCACCAGGGGTGGTTTACAGAAGATCTGAAATATTTTATATTGGGAGATGAGCTCGATGAACAAGGGGTTGGTTTTAATACAAAAACTATTGTTTTTGATTTTCAGGATTTAGATAATCCAAAATTTCATTTTAATTATTTTGGCCCAACACCAGCAACAGATCATAATGGATATGTAAAAGGTAATTTATTCTACTTGGCAAATTATAGAGCAGGGATAAGGATTATAGATATTTCTAGCATTGGAACCAAAACCATGACAGAAGTAGGGTTCTTTGATACTTATACCTCTAGTAATAGTGTAACTATGGATGGTGTGTGGAATGTATATCCCTATTTCAATAGCGGAAACATTGTTATAAGTGATATTCAAGGAGGGTTTTTCTTAATACGAAAAAGTGCACCCGCGGTATGTCAGGCAACCGTTCCTACCGGTGTAGGATCTTCTAACATAAATGCAACTTCTGCTACTATTAATTGGACAAGTGTTGCCAACGCTACTTATGATTTAAGATATCGTCAAACTGGGACTTCTTCCTGGACAACGACGGCTGTAAATGGAACTTCTAATACTATAACTGGCTTGTCTGCCACCACATCTTACGAAGCACAAGTAAGAAGTAAATGTCAGGACGGGACTTCATCTAACTACAGTAGTTCTGTTAATTTCACAACTACAGATGTGCAAGTGAATTATTGTAATTCTAATGGAAATAGTGTTTCTGATGAATATATTAGCAATGTATCTATCGGAAGTATAAATAATACGTCTGGTGCATCTAATGGTGGTTATGCAGACCACACTTCTATATCTACTAATCTTGCAAAAGGCACATCACATACAATTACGATTACTCCAACATGGTCGGGTACAGTATACAGTGAAGGGTATAGTGTATGGATCGACTTTAATCAAGATGGTGATTTTGAAGATTCTGGAGAACAAGTATGGTCACAAAATGCAACAAGGACTACCCCTGTTAGCGGAACATTTTCAATCCCATCTAGCGCTTCTGCTGTATCGACCAGAATGCGTGTCTCTATGAAATATAATTCTATCCCTACATCCTGTGAGTCATTCCCATATGGTGAAGTCGAAGATTACACGGTTACAATCACCGAAGGTAATGGTAATGTATGTGCTGGTGGAGTATCATCATTTCCGTACAATGAAAGCTTTGAAAATACTTTAGGTTTGTGGACACAATCATCATCAGATGATATCAATTGGACGGTTGATTCTAATGGAACCCCATCAAGAAATACAGGACCATCAAGCGCAAATCAGGGAACATATTATCTCTATGTAGAAGCTTCCGGAAATGGAACAGGGTTTCCTAATAAACGAGCAATACTAACATCTCCTTGTTTTGACCTAAGTGGTACTTCTTCTCCTGCATTCACATTTACATATCATATGTTTGGTGCATCTGATATGGGAAGTATAGCAGTTGAAGCATCGACAAATGATGGTGCTTCATGGACAAGTATTTGGAGTAAAACCGGTAATCAAGGAAATTCCTGGAACGCCATTAATCTTGATCTTTCTCAATATATTGGTGAGGCTCTAAGACTAAGATTCAACAGAGTTACAGGATCTACCTGGCAAGCCGATATCGCCATTGATAATATTGCTCTTACAACAAGTGTTGCTGCTAATTCATCTTTGATTTCAACAGAAAATATCTCCTTTTCGATCTTTCCAAATCCGGTTCAAGGGGCAATCATGAATGTATTTATGGGTGACAAAAGTGCTACTAATCAAACTTCAAATTTTGAAATCAAAAATTTTGTAGGGCAATTAGTAGGCAAAGGAACCGTTAAAAATACTATTGATGTTTCTAATTTGAAAACAGGAGTCTATTTTTTACAAGTTACCGCCAAAAACCAAGGTACTATTACCAAGCGTTTTGTAAAAAAATAA
- a CDS encoding MbnP family protein encodes MKNIIYILITTLVIVSSCKNDDDGAINTFGNVVLDFKNTINNNGIELTTDSYTNASNETYTISELKYIISNIVLIKANGQEFVYPVDRSYFVINEAAVESKKVSLADISAGEYTKIKFGFGVDQSKYPLDGGGITNFIPTAEENGMLWSWSAGYKFIKFEGTYTVNGGASADYSIHVGSHGTTLDNYKEITIELPNTLTIEESKSPEVAINVDIAKIFDGTNTHSLEVKNSIQVDAEFAPKIAENISTMFTATSVSN; translated from the coding sequence ATGAAAAACATCATATATATCCTCATAACAACATTAGTAATTGTATCCTCCTGTAAAAATGATGACGACGGAGCAATAAATACTTTCGGAAATGTTGTCCTTGATTTTAAAAACACAATCAATAATAATGGTATCGAATTAACTACTGATTCCTATACCAACGCAAGTAATGAAACCTATACCATTTCAGAATTGAAATATATTATAAGTAATATTGTTTTAATTAAAGCTAATGGCCAAGAATTTGTATATCCCGTAGACCGAAGCTATTTTGTCATCAATGAAGCTGCTGTAGAAAGCAAAAAAGTAAGCCTTGCCGATATTAGTGCAGGAGAATATACTAAAATCAAGTTTGGTTTTGGGGTCGATCAATCAAAATATCCACTTGATGGTGGTGGGATAACTAATTTTATTCCTACGGCAGAAGAAAACGGAATGTTATGGAGTTGGTCTGCTGGATATAAATTCATTAAATTTGAAGGAACCTATACTGTAAATGGTGGAGCCAGTGCCGACTATTCAATTCATGTAGGAAGCCATGGTACCACTTTAGACAATTATAAGGAAATCACAATCGAATTACCCAACACATTAACCATCGAAGAATCGAAATCACCAGAAGTGGCAATTAATGTTGATATTGCAAAGATATTTGATGGTACAAATACGCATTCACTAGAAGTAAAAAACAGTATTCAGGTAGATGCAGAATTTGCTCCAAAAATTGCAGAAAATATAAGTACTATGTTTACTGCAACTAGCGTATCTAATTAA
- a CDS encoding cytochrome-c peroxidase, with product MKLLSYIAIILIGTACSSDKDNYVPIENKKLEFAIPANFPDPTYDITLNPPTEKGFELGKKLFYDGRLASDGVISCGFCHIQDFAFTHHTHIVSHGVGGALGTRNAQPLHNMAFMKEFTWDGAAMHLDLQPIIPITAEVEMNETFNSILKKLEEQPEYVKLFAEAFEDQKINSDNMLKAISQFMIMMISANTKYDKIERNEGSVFTAEEATGFELFKAKCASCHKGTLFTDQSYRNNGLPIDPQYNDIGRKRVTGLTEDMQKFKVPSLRNIELTFPYMHDGRLKTLDDVLNHYSDGMVDSETLDPMFKNQNGALGIPMTAEEKQQIVAFLKTLTDDDYVNDTRFSEF from the coding sequence TTGAAATTATTATCATATATAGCAATTATCCTTATCGGAACTGCATGTAGTTCTGATAAGGATAATTATGTTCCTATCGAAAATAAAAAATTAGAATTTGCTATACCTGCAAACTTTCCCGACCCAACTTATGATATAACACTTAATCCTCCTACAGAAAAAGGTTTCGAACTAGGAAAAAAGTTGTTTTATGATGGTCGTCTCGCCTCTGATGGTGTGATTTCTTGCGGTTTTTGTCATATTCAGGATTTTGCATTTACTCACCACACACATATTGTAAGCCATGGTGTAGGCGGTGCTCTAGGAACTCGTAATGCACAGCCTTTACATAATATGGCATTTATGAAAGAGTTCACATGGGACGGGGCCGCAATGCACTTGGATCTTCAACCTATTATACCCATCACTGCAGAAGTAGAAATGAATGAGACTTTCAATAGTATTCTTAAAAAGCTAGAAGAGCAACCAGAATATGTAAAATTATTTGCAGAAGCATTCGAAGATCAAAAAATAAATTCTGATAATATGCTCAAAGCAATTTCTCAGTTCATGATTATGATGATTTCTGCAAACACCAAATACGACAAGATAGAAAGAAATGAAGGCTCTGTTTTTACAGCAGAAGAAGCTACTGGTTTCGAACTCTTTAAAGCTAAGTGTGCTTCTTGTCATAAAGGTACATTATTTACGGATCAATCGTATCGTAATAATGGACTACCTATTGACCCTCAATACAATGACATAGGAAGAAAACGTGTAACAGGATTAACCGAGGACATGCAAAAATTTAAAGTTCCTAGTTTAAGAAATATTGAGCTTACTTTTCCGTACATGCATGATGGTCGATTAAAAACTTTGGATGATGTTTTAAATCATTATAGTGATGGTATGGTAGATTCTGAAACTTTAGATCCAATGTTTAAAAATCAAAATGGTGCCTTGGGAATCCCAATGACAGCTGAAGAAAAACAACAAATCGTCGCTTTTTTAAAAACACTTACAGATGACGATTATGTAAATGATACTCGTTTTTCAGAATTCTAA
- a CDS encoding HesB/IscA family protein, translating into MIKVSDIAKNKVIELMSDDGYDAVTDYVRVGVKSGGCSGLSYDLKFDKAQQEGDKVFEDNGVKIIVDKKSFLYLIGTTLEYSGGLNGTGFVFNNPNASRTCGCGESFSL; encoded by the coding sequence ATGATTAAGGTATCAGACATAGCAAAAAATAAGGTCATCGAATTGATGAGTGACGATGGATATGATGCAGTTACCGACTATGTGCGTGTAGGTGTAAAAAGTGGAGGGTGCTCTGGTTTATCATATGATTTAAAGTTTGATAAAGCACAGCAGGAAGGAGATAAAGTATTTGAAGATAATGGTGTAAAAATCATTGTAGATAAAAAAAGTTTTCTTTATTTAATCGGTACAACTCTAGAGTATTCTGGTGGTTTAAATGGTACTGGTTTTGTATTTAATAATCCTAATGCCAGTAGAACATGTGGCTGTGGAGAAAGTTTTTCCCTTTAA